In one window of Hevea brasiliensis isolate MT/VB/25A 57/8 chromosome 10, ASM3005281v1, whole genome shotgun sequence DNA:
- the LOC110648532 gene encoding probable arabinose 5-phosphate isomerase, whose protein sequence is MGSLDSPSPNFYSKIDENTLLNLFKSQQNHLNYFFQNLDLSQTLSFTQTLLNSTGTIFFSGVGKSGFVANKISQTLISLGIPAGFLSPLDALHGDIGILAARDILVLFSKSGNTEELLRLVPCAKAKGAFLVSVTSVECNALATVCDMNVHLPLERELCPFDLAPVTSTAIQMVFGDTVAIALMGARNLTKDEYAANHPAGRIGKSLIFKVKDVMKKQDELPVCREGDLIMDQLVELTSKGCGCLLVIDEEYHLIGTFTDGDLRRTLKASGEGIFKLTVGEMCNRNPRTIGPDAMAVEAMKKMESPPSPVQFLPVINHQNIVIGIVTLHGLVSAGL, encoded by the exons ATGGGGTCTCTCGACTCTCCGTCTCCCAATTTCTATTCCAAGATTGACGAAAATACCCTCCTCAATCTCTTCAAATCCCAACAAAACCACCTTAATTACTTCTTCCAAAACCTTGATCTCTCCCAGACCCTTTCCTTCACCCAAACCCTCCTCAATTCCACCGGCACTATCTTCTTCTCCGGCGTCGGTAAGTCTGGTTTTGTTGCTAATAAGATCTCCCAAACCTTAATCTCCCTCGGCATTCCCGCTGGATTCCTCTCCCCTCTCGATGCCCTCCACGGTGATATTGGTATCCTCGCCGCCCGTGATATTCTCGTGCTTTTCAGCAAATCTGGTAATACTGAGGAGTTGTTGCGCCTTGTGCCTTGCGCTAAGGCTAAGGGTGCTTTCCTTGTGTCTGTCACGTCCGTGGAATGTAATGCACTTGCTACCGTTTGTGATATGAATGTGCATTTGCCTTTGGAAAGGGAATTGTGTCCTTTTGATTTGGCTCCGGTGACTTCCACTGCTATACAGATGGTTTTTGGGGATACGGTGGCGATTGCCCTTATGGGTGCTAGGAATTTGACTAAGGATGAGTATGCTGCTAATCATCCTGCTGGGAGGATCGGAAAAAGCttgatttttaag GTAAAAGATGTTATGAAGAAGCAAGATGAGCTTCCAGTCTGCAGGGAAGGAGATTTGATAATGGATCAGCTAGTTGAGCTAACAAGTAAAGGTTGTGGTTGCCTGCTTGTTATTGATGAAGAATATCACCTGATTGGAACTTTCACAGATGGTGATCTTAGGCGCACACTCAAGGCTAGTGGGGAAGGCATCTTTAAGCTCACAGTGGGGGAGATGTGCAACAG GAACCCAAGAACAATTGGTCCAGATGCAATGGCTGTGGAAGCCATGAAGAAGATGGAATCACCACCGTCCCCTGTGCAATTTTTGCCTGTGATCAATCATCAAAATATCGTGATTGGCATTGTTACCCTGCATGGATTAGTTTCTGCTGGTCTTTGA